A genomic window from Candidatus Nomurabacteria bacterium includes:
- a CDS encoding TlyA family RNA methyltransferase, producing MSQAKQRLDQAVVSRDLALTRSQAENSIRLGYIQVDKKVIQKPGYFVAPSAVITNIAKEIYVSRAGLKLASVAQLLKLDFNGKVVLDVGSSTGGFTDYALQHGAKKVFAVDVGTQQLHPSLRGNTKISLHEQTDIRNFKPTEHIDVVVIDVSFISLRDVLPHIATIISKKTLVVAMCKPQFEAGAGSKHHGVIKNDAMRRRILRDFETWVKQYFIVLHKADSDIKGAKGNIERFYLLKI from the coding sequence ATGTCCCAAGCCAAGCAACGCTTAGACCAAGCAGTCGTCAGCCGCGATCTTGCCTTAACGCGTTCTCAGGCAGAAAATAGTATTCGACTTGGCTATATTCAGGTAGATAAAAAAGTTATCCAAAAGCCCGGGTATTTTGTAGCGCCTAGCGCTGTGATTACTAATATTGCAAAAGAGATATACGTGAGCCGGGCAGGCCTTAAACTGGCTAGTGTCGCGCAGCTGCTAAAACTTGATTTTAATGGCAAAGTTGTACTGGATGTCGGCAGCAGTACCGGTGGTTTTACAGATTACGCATTGCAACATGGTGCAAAAAAAGTATTCGCTGTAGATGTAGGTACGCAACAGCTGCACCCAAGTTTGCGCGGTAACACAAAAATTAGTCTTCACGAACAAACTGATATACGAAATTTTAAGCCCACAGAACACATAGACGTGGTTGTTATTGATGTTTCGTTTATCAGCTTGCGCGACGTTTTACCGCATATCGCTACGATAATTTCTAAAAAAACACTGGTGGTAGCCATGTGTAAGCCACAGTTCGAAGCCGGGGCAGGTAGTAAACACCACGGTGTGATAAAAAATGATGCTATGCGCCGCCGCATTTTGCGTGATTTTGAAACGTGGGTGAAGCAGTATTTTATTGTGTTACATAAAGCAGATTCAGATATAAAAGGCGCAAAGGGCAATATCGAACGTTTTTACCTGCTAAAGATATAG
- the efp gene encoding elongation factor P, which yields MGITDLKKGAVFQMDGHPYKVLEYGQKVMGRGGSIVNVRIKSLIDGKVLQKTFKGNEAIEPADISYKNVQYLYNDAQTYFFMDDDSFEQIEIRADMLEGQTGYLKEGDKVKAQSFDGRVISIELPKNVYLAVTYTEDVVKGDTTSSVLKDATLETGIIVKVPAFIKQGDILSIDTETGAYRERKK from the coding sequence ATGGGAATAACCGATTTAAAAAAGGGAGCTGTTTTTCAGATGGACGGCCACCCATATAAAGTACTCGAATACGGGCAAAAAGTTATGGGTCGTGGTGGCTCAATTGTTAATGTGCGTATAAAAAGCCTTATAGACGGCAAGGTGTTGCAAAAGACCTTTAAAGGCAACGAAGCTATTGAGCCAGCAGATATTAGCTACAAAAATGTTCAATATTTGTATAACGACGCCCAAACCTATTTTTTTATGGATGACGACAGCTTTGAGCAGATAGAAATTCGTGCAGATATGCTCGAGGGCCAAACAGGCTACCTAAAAGAGGGCGATAAAGTAAAAGCGCAGTCATTTGATGGGCGCGTTATTAGCATAGAACTACCAAAAAATGTCTATTTGGCGGTTACCTACACAGAAGACGTTGTAAAAGGCGACACAACAAGCAGTGTTTTAAAAGACGCTACGTTAGAAACAGGTATAATAGTCAAAGTACCTGCTTTTATTAAGCAGGGCGACATTTTATCAATAGATACTGAAACAGGAGCATATCGTGAGCGAAAGAAATAA
- a CDS encoding four helix bundle protein, whose amino-acid sequence MQRASVSVCSNIAEGFGRKSYKENDQFYAMANGLLTEPENQILIARGIGYISESNMNSLYEQCVSIYKM is encoded by the coding sequence ATGCAAAGAGCATCTGTCTCGGTTTGTTCTAACATCGCCGAAGGCTTTGGAAGAAAATCTTACAAGGAAAATGATCAATTTTACGCTATGGCCAACGGATTATTGACGGAACCAGAGAACCAGATTCTCATTGCTAGGGGCATAGGTTATATTAGCGAATCAAATATGAATAGCCTATACGAGCAATGTGTCTCTATTTATAAAATGTAG
- the rpsR gene encoding 30S ribosomal protein S18: protein MAKPKRKPITGAIYFDYKDVKTLQRFTNQFGQIEGRKRSGLTEMQQRRLARAIKQARHIALLPFVANK from the coding sequence ATGGCAAAGCCAAAAAGAAAGCCAATTACCGGCGCAATTTATTTTGATTATAAAGATGTAAAGACCTTACAGCGCTTTACCAACCAGTTTGGCCAAATAGAAGGCCGCAAGCGTTCTGGCTTAACAGAAATGCAACAACGCCGATTGGCCCGAGCTATCAAGCAAGCTCGCCACATTGCGCTGCTACCTTTTGTAGCCAACAAATAA
- a CDS encoding single-stranded DNA-binding protein — protein sequence MARSFNQVTLMGNLTRDPELRSTANGQSVCNFSLALNRSYKDATGNWQEATDYIDVIAWGPLGERVQQYVTKGRPVLVSGRLQNRTWEQDGQKRNKVEVVAQDVTFLGGRSEGASDTPSGSAPAPSPQKKKDVVIEDISDEPIDLSEIPF from the coding sequence ATGGCAAGAAGTTTTAACCAAGTCACCCTCATGGGTAACCTCACACGTGACCCAGAACTGCGTTCTACCGCTAATGGCCAGAGCGTCTGTAATTTTAGCTTAGCACTAAACCGTAGCTATAAAGATGCGACAGGTAATTGGCAAGAAGCTACAGATTACATAGATGTTATTGCTTGGGGCCCATTGGGTGAGCGTGTACAGCAATACGTCACTAAAGGGCGCCCAGTACTTGTGAGCGGTCGTTTACAAAACCGCACATGGGAACAAGATGGCCAAAAGCGTAATAAAGTAGAAGTTGTCGCCCAAGACGTCACTTTTTTGGGTGGACGTAGCGAAGGTGCATCAGATACACCAAGTGGCAGTGCCCCAGCACCAAGCCCACAGAAAAAGAAAGATGTCGTGATAGAAGACATCAGCGACGAACCAATTGATTTATCAGAAATCCCATTTTAA
- the rpsF gene encoding 30S ribosomal protein S6, with protein sequence MNSYELAILYDPDLEIDLDKAADKVKAIVKTNGGKVTTEDNWGKRKLAYNIKGHDMAVYVFYGVDMPPTSVTKVEATLNITDEVIRFLITKPDVKAIKKAESIKAARAKHAKREEEAKEEK encoded by the coding sequence ATGAACAGCTATGAGCTGGCAATTTTGTATGATCCGGATCTTGAAATAGATCTAGACAAAGCAGCCGATAAGGTCAAGGCCATTGTAAAGACTAATGGCGGCAAAGTAACAACAGAAGACAACTGGGGCAAGCGTAAGCTGGCCTATAACATCAAGGGGCATGATATGGCAGTGTACGTTTTTTATGGCGTAGATATGCCACCTACGAGTGTTACTAAGGTAGAAGCTACCTTAAATATTACCGACGAGGTAATTCGTTTTCTTATAACCAAGCCAGATGTAAAAGCTATTAAAAAGGCAGAAAGCATCAAGGCTGCGCGTGCCAAACACGCCAAAAGAGAAGAAGAAGCCAAAGAAGAAAAATAA